The DNA window TCATAGAGCTGGCTGGCGTGTTTTTGCTGGCGACGAAAAAAGAGCACGCCCCGTATTTAAAAAAGCTCGTTGAGGCGCCAGGGGCGTCGTCGCTGTCGCAGGCGGCGCTTGAGACGCTGGCCATCATCGCCTACCGCCAGCCGATTACACGCGCCGAGATTGAGGAAATTCGCGGCGTGAAAAGCGACAAACCGCTCCAGACACTAATGGCCCGGGCGCTCATTAAGGAGGTTGGGCGTGCCGAAGGAACCGGGCGCCCGATTTTGTATGGCACAACGGCGGAATTTCTTGACTATTTTGGGCTGAAAACGCTCGAGGAGCTGCCGCCGCTGCCTGAATGGGCGGATGATGGCGAGCTCGAGCGGGAGGCGGATTTATTTTTTGAAAAATTGGCGGAAAATTTGAGCGACGAAAAGCCGTAATATGGTAAACTAAAGAAAAAACGGCTGATCGGGAAGGGGGGCGCTCATGAACGTTTGCCGCTTGTACGGCGAAGAGCTGCAAAAATCGCAGTCGAATACGTTTGAAGACTATTTTAACCGCTCAGAAGTCACCTATCGTGACGGCGGTGAAGAGCGGACGCTGTCTGTGTTGTATTTGCGCCATTTTGAGGCGGCGCTGCTTGATGTGCTGCCATACGAAGGCGATCCGCTGTTTACGGCCGCCGGACGCAACATTCATTTGCGCGACATCGTCGCCCTCGTCTGTTTATGGCAAAATCCGGCCTATCGGCAGCGCCGGCGCGTCTATATTCATGACGAGGATGAGCTGCGCCGCTATTTTGCCGCCGTTGATGGCCAAACGTTGCAGGCGTTGGTGAGCGAATGGGCGGCCACTGGCGCTTGCCGCCTGCCGCTGCCATCGTAACAGAAGACGGGTGCGGGGCATCGTTTTTTACATTTCGACAGAACGCGGCCGCCGGGCCGGCACGGCCGGTTTTTAGGGGCGGTTGGAGCGGTCGGCGGGCGTTGTTTGCCAGCCGCCGGGCGCGAAGTGATTTTGCGGAAAAGCGGTTCCTTCGGGCGAACCGCTTTTTCTCATCCGGCTATTCCGTCCGCGGTTTGGTCGGGTCGCACGCCGGCGGCTTCACCTCGCCGGTAGTCTCGGCCAGCTTTTGCAAATAGTAACATTCTTCCCGCGCCATATGGTCGGCCATGAGCGGCGACAGCACACCAAGCACTTCATTGTTTAATTCCATCTCCTCGAGCTCGTGCAAAAAGCTTTGGAAAATGGCCATTTCCAGCTCGATTTGACGGTGGAAGCGGGAAAGCGCCGGAAACTGATGAACGTTAGCCCGCAAATAGCCGGCCATCTCAATGGCTTTCAGATAAAAGGCTTCCCATTCCTTCGTGAACGTATGGCTTTGCTGCTTCAGCTGCTTTTCCGTATGGTCGAGCCGATCGTGAATGGCCCCGGCATGGCCGGCGGCGTCAAGCAGCCAAAGCAAATCGTGATGAAGCGGATGAACGCGCGGCGGCCGCTTTCCTTGGGCGTAGCAGTCCGCGAGGCGCAGCCATTCATCAAGTTCGTTCACCATATGGTTCAAAAACGTCGGCGGCAATGAAAAGCGAAACGACTCGGTTACATGGCGCCGCAGCAAATGGAGTTTGAACGCCCGCAGCCGTTCACCCGCTTCTTTTCCGCGGATGATGAGCGCGGACCACGCCGCGGCGGCCTCCGGCTGGCGCGCTTCGGCGAGCAAGTCGTCAAACAGGCGCTGCAGTTGTTTCGCTTCGTTGATTTCTGCCCGCTCGCTTTCGGCGAGCGCTTCAACAATAAACCGGCAATGGTCGCCAAGAATTTGCATCCAAAAACGGAGTTCAAAAAGCGCTTCTTGCTCAATCGGTTTGCTCATTCGTTTTTTCGCAGAGCGCGTCGCACAGGGGAATGCGACGATTCTGCTTTTCCCTCCTTGCTATGTTTTGCCTGTGTTGATCATCTCGCTCCTATATGTATGTGCGGTTAGGAATTTGGGTGAATGCGGACAAGAACGATTTTCCCAGGCCGGCATACGATATGGCGAAAAAAGCAGGAGGAGGTTTTTACCAAATGGACGACCAAACGTTGTTTGCCCGGTATGCGGCTGAGGTGAACGGATGGGGAGAACAGGTCAAGCAGGTGCTGGCGCTGCGCGGGGCAAGCACTGATGGCGCTTCGGCGCTGCTAAAGTTTATCGCTGAACATGACGGAGCGTGGACGGAAGAGGCCATCCGTGAGCTCACGCGCCTTGTGGATGACGTGTACGCCGCTGCGCTTCGCCATTATGCCGTTGAAGCGGCTGAGTGGGGGAGACAAATGGAGCACGCCCTATCCGCGCGCGGAGCGGTGGATGACATCGGCCTTTCTTCTTTGTTGGCGCACATTGAAGAACACGACGGCGAGTGGACGGAGGAGGAAATTGGCCAACTGCAACGCCTTGTTGACGATGTGTATGTTCGAGCCGTTCGCCTTGTCGAACCAGTAGCCGGCGGACAGGAGGAAAACTCGCCACGGCGGGAAGAAGAAGCCGTTTTGCTTGAGCAGGAAGGCGGCGGAGAGCCAAGCGTTGAAGAGATCGTCACACATGAGGGAGATAGCGAACAAGAGCCGGCCGCCGCGGCGGAACGGGCGGAGCCGATCGCATCCTCATCGGCGGATTCCGCTGATGGCGGGCAGTTGCACAAGGAAAAGACGATTGACGAAGAGCCGCGTCAAGAGGAAGGCGAGGCCGATGGTGAACGGCAGCGGCCGATCCCGCCTGGCAAGCATGTGCTGCCGCCGCTGCCGTACAGCTACGATGCGCTTGAGCCTCATATTTCCGAAGAAATTATGCGTCTCCACCATACGAAGCATCATCAAAGCTACGTCGACGGCCTGAACAAGGCGGAGCGCATGATGGCTGAGGCGCGCCGTACGAACAATTTTGAACTGTTGAAACATTGGGAGCGGGAGGCGGCGTTCAACGGTTCCGGCCACTATTTGCACACCATTTTTTGGTATAACATGCACCCGGAAGGCGGCGGCGAGCCGCGCGGGGAGTTGCGGGCGCAAATGGAACGCGACTTCGGCAGCTTTGCCGCATTCCGGCGCCACTTCACCGAAGCGGCGAAAAGCGCCGAAGGGGTTGGCTGGGCGCTGCTCGTTTGGGCGCCGCGGGCGCATCGGCTCGAAATTTTGCAGGCGGAAAAACACCAGCTCATGACGCAATGGGATACGATTCCGCTTCTTGTGCTTGATGTATGGGAGCATGCGTACTACTTGCAATATAAAAACGATCGGGCGGCGTATATCGAACATTGGTGGAACGTCGTCAACTGGCGCAATGTCGAAGCGCGCTTCGATGAGGCGCGGAAGCTGCGCTGGCAGCCATTTTAAACAGGCGGGGGTCACCCCGCCTGTTTTTTGAGCGGGCAAAAGCCAGCTCCTTGTCTAGAGGGGGGGTTCGCTGAACAAACGATGCGCGGCTGCTCTAGAAGGCCGGTGAAAAACGGCTGTCACGAGCAAATCAGCGGCATTTCGCCAAAAAAGAAGGCTGATTTCGCAAAGTTTTTCTCATTGGGAAACAGCTGGAACTAGCAGTATTTTGTATTAAATCACCAGCCTTCTAGGCATCGCGCTTGGAGTGTCATCCTTCTCCTGGCGGAAGCCTGTGAGCGCTTCTGCAGCCATATTTTTTCATCATATTTGTCCGAGCGGCGCAT is part of the Geobacillus sp. 46C-IIa genome and encodes:
- the scpB gene encoding SMC-Scp complex subunit ScpB, whose product is MEQQEMVKKDGAGAGRPAKAIVEALLFAAGDEGLSLAQIAAVLDVDESEAKAVVAALREDYSREERGIQLIELAGVFLLATKKEHAPYLKKLVEAPGASSLSQAALETLAIIAYRQPITRAEIEEIRGVKSDKPLQTLMARALIKEVGRAEGTGRPILYGTTAEFLDYFGLKTLEELPPLPEWADDGELEREADLFFEKLAENLSDEKP
- a CDS encoding DUF2935 domain-containing protein, with the protein product MSKPIEQEALFELRFWMQILGDHCRFIVEALAESERAEINEAKQLQRLFDDLLAEARQPEAAAAWSALIIRGKEAGERLRAFKLHLLRRHVTESFRFSLPPTFLNHMVNELDEWLRLADCYAQGKRPPRVHPLHHDLLWLLDAAGHAGAIHDRLDHTEKQLKQQSHTFTKEWEAFYLKAIEMAGYLRANVHQFPALSRFHRQIELEMAIFQSFLHELEEMELNNEVLGVLSPLMADHMAREECYYLQKLAETTGEVKPPACDPTKPRTE
- a CDS encoding superoxide dismutase — encoded protein: MDDQTLFARYAAEVNGWGEQVKQVLALRGASTDGASALLKFIAEHDGAWTEEAIRELTRLVDDVYAAALRHYAVEAAEWGRQMEHALSARGAVDDIGLSSLLAHIEEHDGEWTEEEIGQLQRLVDDVYVRAVRLVEPVAGGQEENSPRREEEAVLLEQEGGGEPSVEEIVTHEGDSEQEPAAAAERAEPIASSSADSADGGQLHKEKTIDEEPRQEEGEADGERQRPIPPGKHVLPPLPYSYDALEPHISEEIMRLHHTKHHQSYVDGLNKAERMMAEARRTNNFELLKHWEREAAFNGSGHYLHTIFWYNMHPEGGGEPRGELRAQMERDFGSFAAFRRHFTEAAKSAEGVGWALLVWAPRAHRLEILQAEKHQLMTQWDTIPLLVLDVWEHAYYLQYKNDRAAYIEHWWNVVNWRNVEARFDEARKLRWQPF